One Caldibacillus debilis DSM 16016 DNA segment encodes these proteins:
- a CDS encoding class D sortase, whose translation MNKFLKIFAALLFLTGAALVGYSLFQIWDGKQKVEAKKEEAKELIDKKQITVNGKKVPAESIDVNKLAFNKGDTIGLLLVPKLNKELPIVEGTDEDDLERGVGHYEGTALPLQNDQIVLSGHRDTVFRQFDQLEIGDSFILELPYGSFEYQIYDTEIVDADDTSVIRSTAPEEILTVTTCYPFRYIGNAPERFIFYAKPVYKKNG comes from the coding sequence TTGAACAAATTTTTAAAAATTTTCGCCGCCCTTCTGTTTCTGACCGGGGCGGCGCTCGTCGGCTATTCCCTGTTTCAAATCTGGGACGGCAAGCAAAAGGTGGAAGCGAAAAAAGAAGAGGCGAAAGAATTGATCGACAAGAAGCAAATCACCGTCAACGGCAAAAAAGTGCCGGCCGAATCCATCGACGTGAACAAGCTTGCCTTTAACAAAGGAGACACGATCGGCCTGTTGCTCGTGCCCAAATTGAACAAGGAGCTCCCGATCGTCGAAGGCACGGATGAGGACGATTTGGAAAGGGGCGTCGGCCATTACGAAGGGACGGCTCTTCCGCTGCAAAACGACCAGATCGTTTTATCGGGCCACCGGGATACGGTCTTCCGGCAATTCGACCAATTGGAAATCGGCGACTCCTTCATTTTGGAGCTTCCTTACGGCAGTTTTGAGTATCAAATTTACGATACCGAAATTGTGGACGCCGATGATACTTCCGTCATCCGTTCCACCGCCCCCGAGGAAATATTGACGGTCACCACCTGCTATCCTTTCCGCTACATCGGAAACGCGCCGGAACGCTTCATTTTTTACGCCAAGCCGGTTTATAAGAAAAACGGATAG
- a CDS encoding LCP family glycopolymer transferase: protein MRSEKWKRKRKKRRLKIFLIVLAVLFLAVSAYLISMLISANKALETMHQPIAKSDKRQTELSLKDKEPFSVLLLGVDERPNDRGRSDTMIVLTVNPKTESVKMLSIPRDTYVEIVGRGTKDKINHAYAFGGVEMSVKTVENFLDIPIDYYIKINMEGFEEIVDAVGGITVYNDMDLRHGSYHFPKGEVTLDGKEALVFSRIRKEDPRGDFGRQLRQKLIIQAIMNKAASVSTLWNYQDMFAALGDNIKTNLTFNDLLNIQKNYSNARKNVEQLQFKKGSGGYIGNIWYYFADEEELADFQKILKDHLEIS, encoded by the coding sequence ATGCGCTCGGAAAAGTGGAAACGAAAACGGAAAAAACGGCGCCTGAAAATATTCCTGATCGTTTTGGCCGTCCTCTTTTTAGCCGTCTCCGCCTATTTAATATCCATGCTGATTTCTGCCAACAAAGCCCTCGAGACGATGCACCAGCCGATTGCCAAATCGGATAAACGGCAGACGGAGTTGTCCCTGAAAGACAAAGAACCCTTTTCCGTCCTGCTCCTCGGCGTGGACGAACGGCCGAACGACCGGGGACGCTCGGACACGATGATCGTTTTGACCGTCAATCCGAAAACGGAATCGGTCAAAATGTTAAGCATTCCGAGGGATACCTACGTCGAAATCGTCGGGCGCGGGACGAAGGACAAGATCAACCACGCCTATGCCTTCGGCGGTGTAGAAATGTCGGTAAAAACCGTGGAAAACTTCTTGGATATCCCGATCGACTACTATATCAAAATCAACATGGAGGGCTTCGAGGAAATTGTGGATGCGGTCGGGGGAATCACCGTGTATAATGACATGGATTTGCGGCACGGCAGCTACCATTTCCCCAAAGGGGAAGTGACGCTGGACGGAAAAGAGGCCCTGGTGTTCTCCCGCATCCGCAAAGAGGATCCCCGGGGAGATTTCGGCAGGCAGCTGCGGCAAAAATTGATCATCCAAGCGATCATGAATAAGGCGGCAAGCGTCTCCACCCTATGGAATTACCAGGACATGTTTGCTGCGCTGGGAGACAACATAAAAACCAATTTAACCTTCAACGACCTTTTGAATATCCAGAAAAACTACAGCAACGCCCGGAAAAACGTAGAGCAATTGCAGTTTAAAAAAGGCTCGGGGGGATATATCGGAAATATTTGGTACTATTTCGCGGATGAAGAGGAACTGGCCGATTTCCAAAAAATTTTAAAGGATCATTTGGAAATCAGCTGA